The nucleotide window CCTCCGGCGCCAACGCGCTGGCACAGCGCGCGTGAGGGAAGGATTGGAAATGGCGAGCGGACGCATCGCACAAATCATCGGGGCCGTCATCGACGTCGAGTTCCCGGCCGGCGAGCTGCCGGCGCTCTACAACGCGCTGGAGGTCGAGGCCCCGGACCGCGACGACCGCGTGGTGCTGGAAGTCGAGCAGCACGTCGGCGACGGCCGGGTGCGCTGCGTCTCCATGCGCCCGACCGAAGGCCTGAGCCGCGGACTGCCGGTGGCCGACCTGGGTGGACCCATCTCCGTTCCGGTCGGCGCGCCCACGCTCGGGCGGGTCTTCGACGTGACCGGCGAGCCCATCGACGGCAAGGGCGACGTGGTCACCGAGACGCGGTATCCGATTCACCGGGCGCCGCCGCCGCTGACCGAGCAGACGACGCAGGCGGAGGTGTTCGCCACCGGGCTGAAGGTCATCGACCTCATCGCGCCCTTCACGCGCGGCGGCAAGACCGGCGTATTCGGCGGGGCGGGCGTGGGCAAGACGGTGATCATCATGGAGATGATCAACAACATCGCCGTGCAGTACGGGGGCTACTCCGTGTTTTGCGGCGTCGGCGAGCGCACGCGCGAGGGCACCCAGCTCATCCGCGAGATGACCGAGGCCGGCGTTATCGGCAACGCCTGCATGGTGTTCGGGCAGATGAACGAGTCGCCCGGCGCGCGCCTGCGGGTTGGGCTGGCCGGCCTGGCGCTGGCCGAATTCTTCCGCGACGAGGAGGGGCGCGACCTGCTGCTCTTCATCGACAACATCTTCCGCTTCACCCAGGCCGGCTCCGAGGTATCGGCGCTGCTCGGGCGAATGCCGTCGGCGGTGGGCTATCAGCCGTCGCTGGGCACTGAGATGGGTGAGCTTCAGGAGCGCATCACGTCGACCACCTCGGGCTCGATCACCTCGCTCGAGGCAATCTACGTGCCCGCGGACGACTACACCGACCCGGCGCCGGTGACGACGTTCGCCCACCTGGACGCCACGATCCGGCTGGAACGCTCCATCGTGGAACGCGGCATCTACCCGGCGGTGGACCCGCTGACGAGCACGTCGAAGATCCTCGACCCGCGCATCGTGGGCGAGCGCCACTATGACGTGGCGCGCGGGGCGCAGCAGGTGCTGCAGCGGTTCAAGGACCTGCAGGACATCATTGCGATCCTGGGCATCGAGGAGCTCTCGGAAGAGGACCGCCTGACGGTGGTGCGCGCGCGCAAGATCGAGCGCTTCTTCTCCCAGCCGATGAACGTGGCGGAGGCCTTCACGGGCCAGCCGGGCGTGATCGTGCCGGTGGAGGAGACGATCCGTGGATTCGAGGAGATTCTCGCGGGCGAGCATGACGAGTTGCCGGAACAGGCGTTCTACATGGTGGGAACGATCGAGGAGGCCGTGGCGAAGGCCGAGCAGCTCGCGGCCGAAGGCTAGGCGCGGCGTCAGGCAACGGAATGCACCCTCACCCTAACCCTCTCCCATCAAGGGAGAGGGGACCCGATGGTGGCCGCGGAACGGGAAGCCACTCGATGCTGTTAAACGTCGTGCACGACCAAGCGGCCCGCGCAAGGCGCTCTGATATTCTCGACGAGGAGGCGTAGATGGCTGGGTTGACCCTCACCGTCGTCTCGCCGGAGCGGGAAGTTCTGCGCGAGGACGACGTCGAAATGGTCGTTGCGCCCGGAATCGACGGCGAGCTCGGGCTGATGCCGCGCCACGCCCCGCTGGTGACTCAATTGCAGGCCGGCACGCTGCGCTATCGCAGCGGCGGCGATGAACGCTTTCTCACCATCCTGGGCGGATTCCTCCAGGTGATGGAGGACACGGTGACGGTGCTCGCGGACGGCTCGGAGCGGTCCGACGAGATCGACGTGGAGCGGGCCGAGCGCGCCCGCGCCGAGGCGCTGCGCGAGCTGGAGGAGGCGCGCGTGGGCGGAGACGACGCGACGGTGATCCGCGCACGGCTGGCCCTGCTGCGGGCGCTGGCGCGCATCCGCACCGCGCAACGGGCAGGGCGCGGCTAAGGCCGGCCCCGTGGCCGCAGCCCTGGCCGACGCCGCCACGACCACGCCCGCCACGCGGGTCGCGATCACCGGCGGGCGGTCGCTGCGGGGCGCCTATCGCGTGCCCGGCGCCAAGAACGCGGTGCTGCCCATGATGGCCGCGTGCCTGCTGACCGAGGAAACCTGCGTCATCGAGGACATCCCGCTCATCACCGACATCATGGTGATGGCCGAGCTGCTGCGTGGACTCGGAGCGCAGGTGGAGATCGACACCGAGCGCCGATCGGTCGCCATCACCGCGGGCGGCGTGCACTCAACCCGTCCGGATCCGCGGCTGGTGCGCGCCATGCGAGCCTCGTTCCAGGTGACCGGGCCGCTGCTCTCGCGCTTCGGGCGCGTGGACTGCCACGCGCCGGGCGGTTGCCAGCTCGGCACGCGCCCGGTGAACGTGGACATCGAGGGCTTCGAGGTCATGGGAGCTTCCATCGCGCTGGGCGGCGGCGTCTACCAGGCGGTGGCCGACCCGCTGGTCGGCGGCCAGGTCTACCTGGACTACCCGAGCCACACGGGCACGCAAAACCTGCTGATGGCGGCCACGCTGGCCAGCGGATACACGACCATCGTGCACGCGTCGCGCGAGCCGGAAGTGATCGCGCTGGTGCACTTTCTGCGCAGCATGGGCGCCGAGATTCACGGCGAGGGCACGAGCACGATCGGCGTGCAGGGCCAATCGCGGCTCTTCGGCACGGTGGCGCGCGCGATCCCGGACCGGATCGTGGGCAGCACGATGGCGGTGGCGGCGGCCATCAGCGCCGGCGACGTGGAGTTGCTCAACGTGCGTCCCGACCACCTGCAGCCGGTACTGGTGAAGCTGGCCGCCATGGGGGTGACGCTTCACGAAACCAACCGCTCGGTGCGGGTCACGGGCAGCCCGATGCTCAGCGCCACGGCCATCCAGTGCATTCCGTTTCCGGGCTTCCCCACCGACGTGCAGGCGGCCATGGGGACGCTGATGACCCAGGCCCACGGCGAAAGCTCCATCATCGAGCGCGTCTACGACGGCAACCTGGGCTATTTCGGGCAGCTCCAGCGCATGGGCGCCGACGTGACGGTGGAGGGCCCAACGGCCCGCATCCGGGGCCCATCGCCGCTCACGGCCTGTGAGGTGCGGCTGTGGACCGACATTCGCGCCGGCGCGGCCCTGCTGCTGGCGGGGCTGGTGGCGCACGGGACGACGGTGCTCGACGACGCGGAGATTATCCAGCGCGGCTACCAGGACCTCCCCGGCGACCTGCAAGAGCTTGGCGCCGACATCACGGTTGAGCGCCGCCCCCGTCCGGCGGCCACGGCGACGGTAGGCTAGGGAAAGTCCGAACGACCCCTCGTGAGGGCAGCGCACGCAGCAATCCGGCGGGGTGACCGACTCGCCGCATTTGGGCTGTCAGTTGTTGACCCCCATCCCAACCTTCCCCCTTCAAGGGGCAAGGGGTTTCATCGGAGATTGCTCAAATGTTCCGATCCCTAAGCTCGCAGCGGCTTGGGGTCGACCTCGGCACCGCCAACGTGCTGGTCTACCTCGTCGGCGAGGGCGTGATCATCGACGAGCCGTCGGTGGTCGCGGTGTCGGTGCAAGACCGACGCATCGAGGCCATCGGGCACGCGGCGCGCGAGATGGTGGGACGCACGCCCGGCAGCCTGCGCGTCATGCGCCCGCTGCAAGACGGCGTGATCGCCGACTACCTGATCACCGCGGCCATGCTGCGCTACTTCATCGAGCGCGCGGCGGGCCGCCACCGCCTCTTCCGGCCCGAGGTGATGGTGGCGGTGCCCACGGGCGTGACCACGGTGGAGCAACGCGCGGTGATGGACGCGGGCATCGCGGCGGGGGCCAAGCGCGTGCACCTGATCCCGGAGCCGCTGGCGGCGGCCATCGGCGCCAACGTGCCCATTTCCCACGCCTCCGGAAGCATGGTGGTGAATCTTGGCGGGGGAACGACGGAGATCGCGGTGATCTCGCTCAACGACATCGTGGCCGACTGCTCGGGGTCGCTGCGCGTCGGCGGCAATCGCCTGGACGAGGCCATTCGCACCTACATCAAGCGCAAATACAACCTGATGACGGGCGACCGCACGGCGGAAGCGATCAAGATGCGCATCGGCAGCGCCATCGTGCTGGAACCCGCGGAAACCATGGAGGTGCGCGGGCGCGACCAGATGCAGGGCCTGCCGCGCACCGTGACGATCACCTCGGACGAGATCACCGAGGCCATCGCCGAGCCGGTCGACCAGATCATCCGCGGCGTTCGCAGCGTGCTCGAGGCGACCCCGCCCGAGTTGGCGGCCGACATCATCGACAAGGGGCTGGTGATGACCGGCGGTACGGCGCTGCTACGTAACCTGGACAAGCTGGTGGCGCGCGAGACCGGTGTGGCCGTGCACGTGGCGGAGACGCCCCTGCTGTGCACCGTCCGCGGCACCGGGATCGCCTTGGAGCACTTCGACGTGCTGCAAAAGATCGTAATCTCGCACCCGTAGCACCGGCCCAGCGAGGCTGAGATGACACTAGTACTGCAAACGTTTCCCATGCCCCCGGGACCGCAGGCCGAGCTCGAACGCGACCACGAGGTGCGCCAGGCGATATTCGCCGACGGCGATGAGCTGGCGGCGGCGGCGGTGGGCGCCGTGGCGGTGATCGCCGGCACCGAGTCGTGGACGCGCGAGCTGCTGGAGGCCAACGCCGGCACGCTGCGCTGCATCTCGCGCGTCGGCACCGGGGTGGACAGCATCGACCTGGCCGCCGCCACCGACACCGGGGTGGCGGTGCTGAACGGTCCGGGCGAAATGTCGCTGACGGTGGCCGAATACTCCGTGGGCATGATGTGGACGCTCGCGCGCCGCATCTTCGAGGCGGACGCCTCGGTGCGCACCGAGGGCTTCGCCAAGCGCATCGTGCTGCTGGGCAACGACCTGGCGGGCAAGACGGTGGGCATCGTGGGGTTCGGGGACATCGGACGCCGCGTGGCGACGATCTGCCAGCACGGCTTCGGCATGCGCGTCTTGGTACACACGGCCAATCCGGACCCGGCGCGGCTCGAAGCGGCGGGGATCGACGGGGCCTTCGTGTCGCTGCCCGAACTGCTGCGTCAGTCCGATTTCGTGACGCTGCACACGCCGGTGACCGACGAGACGATGGAGATCATCGGGCGCGAAGAGATTGCCCTGATGAAGCCCGGCGCGTTCCTGATCAACAGCTCGCGCGGGCGCCTGGTGGACGAGGCGGCGGTGGTGGAGGCGCTGCACGACGGGAGCTTGGGCGGCCTTGGGTCGGATGTGTTCGCCGTCGAACCGCCGCCGGAGGACCACCCGTTCTTCCACACGCCGCGCACGATCCTGACGCCGCACTTCGGCTCGCATAGCCACGAGTCGATGTTCCGCATGGGCGACCGCGCGGTGCGCAACCTGCGGGAGTTCATGGAGACCGGCCGGTGTGAGCGGACGGTGAATCCGGAGGTCTACGACCGGCTGTCAGGATAGGAAGGCGCTGACCAACCGCGACCCTTGCGCCCGCTACACTGCGCCGCCAGGAGGGAATGACCCAATGCCCGACCTCATCCTGCGCGCGGCCACGCTGATTGACGGCACCGGCGCCGAACCCATCCGGCCCGGCGAGGTGACCATTCGCGACGGAACCATCGCCGCCGTGGGCTCACCCGGCCGAAAAGACCCGGTCGACGCCGAGATCGTGGACTACGGCGACGCCACGCTGCTCCCGGGCCTCATCGACGCCCACGTACACCTGCAGTTCACCGCGGGGCCGGACCATCCCACCACCCGCGGCATCCACATGGGAGCCACCGACTCCGAGCGCATCGCCACCGCCATCGGCAACGCCCAGCGCGGCCTGGCGACGGGCGTCACCACCATGCGCGACACCGGCGGCTACTTCACCCTCAACATGGACGTGCGCGACGCGATCAACGCCGGCCACGTCATCGGCCCGCGCCTGCTCGTGTGCGGCGCGCCCATCACCACCACGGCCGGCCATTTGCACTGGTGCGGCCTGCGCGCCGACACCCGCGACGAGGTCGTGGAGGCCGTGCGGACGATGGTCGAGGCCGGGGCGGATTTCATCAAGGTGATGGCCACCGGCGGCATGATGACGCCCGGCACGTCGCCCGGCATGACGCAGTACTCCGAGTCCGAGCTGCAGGCCCTGGTGGACGACTCGCACCGGCTGCGCAAGCAGGTCGCGGCCCACGTGCTCGGCACCACCGGCTGCATCCTGGCAATAGACGCCGGGGTAGACACCCTGGAGCACTGCTCGTGGCTCGATGAAACCGGGGAGCACGGGGCCTTTCGCTTCGACGCCGAGGCCGCGGCCCGCATTCAGCCCGCCACGCAGTCGGTGCACATGACCGTCGGCGCGGGCAGCCGCGAGCACGTGCGCGGGGTCGACCACCTGGACGAGATGTCCGAGTCTGACCGCGAGGAGCTTCACGCGCGCGGCGTCTACCACCGGGCCATGCGCGCCAGCGGCACGCCGCTGGTCGTCTCGAGCGACGCCGGCGTGATGACCACCAAGCACGACGAGTTTGCGCTCACGGTCATCGCGGCCGCGGTCACGCTCGACCTCTCGCCGGTGGAGGCGATCAACATCACCACCTACGCGCCCGCCAGCACCATCGGACTGGGCGACGTCACCGGCGCGCTCAAGCCGGGACTCGCCGCCGACGTGCTGGTGGTCGAGGACGACGTGGGCGAGAACATCTGCTGCGTGGGCGACCCCATTGCCGTCTACCTGGGCGGCCGCGAGGTCGCCCGCGACCGGCGGCTCCTCGCCGCCTGACGGAGGCCCTTCCGGTCCCGTCCGGTCCCCTCTCCCTTCGAGGGA belongs to Chloroflexota bacterium and includes:
- the atpD gene encoding F0F1 ATP synthase subunit beta, which produces MASGRIAQIIGAVIDVEFPAGELPALYNALEVEAPDRDDRVVLEVEQHVGDGRVRCVSMRPTEGLSRGLPVADLGGPISVPVGAPTLGRVFDVTGEPIDGKGDVVTETRYPIHRAPPPLTEQTTQAEVFATGLKVIDLIAPFTRGGKTGVFGGAGVGKTVIIMEMINNIAVQYGGYSVFCGVGERTREGTQLIREMTEAGVIGNACMVFGQMNESPGARLRVGLAGLALAEFFRDEEGRDLLLFIDNIFRFTQAGSEVSALLGRMPSAVGYQPSLGTEMGELQERITSTTSGSITSLEAIYVPADDYTDPAPVTTFAHLDATIRLERSIVERGIYPAVDPLTSTSKILDPRIVGERHYDVARGAQQVLQRFKDLQDIIAILGIEELSEEDRLTVVRARKIERFFSQPMNVAEAFTGQPGVIVPVEETIRGFEEILAGEHDELPEQAFYMVGTIEEAVAKAEQLAAEG
- a CDS encoding F0F1 ATP synthase subunit epsilon → MAGLTLTVVSPEREVLREDDVEMVVAPGIDGELGLMPRHAPLVTQLQAGTLRYRSGGDERFLTILGGFLQVMEDTVTVLADGSERSDEIDVERAERARAEALRELEEARVGGDDATVIRARLALLRALARIRTAQRAGRG
- the murA gene encoding UDP-N-acetylglucosamine 1-carboxyvinyltransferase, which encodes MAAALADAATTTPATRVAITGGRSLRGAYRVPGAKNAVLPMMAACLLTEETCVIEDIPLITDIMVMAELLRGLGAQVEIDTERRSVAITAGGVHSTRPDPRLVRAMRASFQVTGPLLSRFGRVDCHAPGGCQLGTRPVNVDIEGFEVMGASIALGGGVYQAVADPLVGGQVYLDYPSHTGTQNLLMAATLASGYTTIVHASREPEVIALVHFLRSMGAEIHGEGTSTIGVQGQSRLFGTVARAIPDRIVGSTMAVAAAISAGDVELLNVRPDHLQPVLVKLAAMGVTLHETNRSVRVTGSPMLSATAIQCIPFPGFPTDVQAAMGTLMTQAHGESSIIERVYDGNLGYFGQLQRMGADVTVEGPTARIRGPSPLTACEVRLWTDIRAGAALLLAGLVAHGTTVLDDAEIIQRGYQDLPGDLQELGADITVERRPRPAATATVG
- a CDS encoding rod shape-determining protein; translated protein: MAQMFRSLSSQRLGVDLGTANVLVYLVGEGVIIDEPSVVAVSVQDRRIEAIGHAAREMVGRTPGSLRVMRPLQDGVIADYLITAAMLRYFIERAAGRHRLFRPEVMVAVPTGVTTVEQRAVMDAGIAAGAKRVHLIPEPLAAAIGANVPISHASGSMVVNLGGGTTEIAVISLNDIVADCSGSLRVGGNRLDEAIRTYIKRKYNLMTGDRTAEAIKMRIGSAIVLEPAETMEVRGRDQMQGLPRTVTITSDEITEAIAEPVDQIIRGVRSVLEATPPELAADIIDKGLVMTGGTALLRNLDKLVARETGVAVHVAETPLLCTVRGTGIALEHFDVLQKIVISHP
- a CDS encoding amidohydrolase family protein, encoding MPDLILRAATLIDGTGAEPIRPGEVTIRDGTIAAVGSPGRKDPVDAEIVDYGDATLLPGLIDAHVHLQFTAGPDHPTTRGIHMGATDSERIATAIGNAQRGLATGVTTMRDTGGYFTLNMDVRDAINAGHVIGPRLLVCGAPITTTAGHLHWCGLRADTRDEVVEAVRTMVEAGADFIKVMATGGMMTPGTSPGMTQYSESELQALVDDSHRLRKQVAAHVLGTTGCILAIDAGVDTLEHCSWLDETGEHGAFRFDAEAAARIQPATQSVHMTVGAGSREHVRGVDHLDEMSESDREELHARGVYHRAMRASGTPLVVSSDAGVMTTKHDEFALTVIAAAVTLDLSPVEAINITTYAPASTIGLGDVTGALKPGLAADVLVVEDDVGENICCVGDPIAVYLGGREVARDRRLLAA